One window from the genome of [Clostridium] celerecrescens 18A encodes:
- a CDS encoding phosphoribosylaminoimidazolecarboxamide formyltransferase gives MNELELKYGCNPNQKPSRIFMPGGKELPIKVLSGRPGYINFLDAFHGWQLVRELKEATGLPAAASFKHVSPAGAAVGQPLDRILAKIYRVEDMEGLSPLACAYARARGADRMSSFGDFISLSDICDKDTARIIKREVSDGVIAPGYEPEALEILRSKKNGNYNIIQIDPDYQPEPLERKQVFGIMFEQGRNEEKIHGDLLMNVVTKNQDIPQSAKIDLIISLITLKYTQSNSVCFAKGGQAIGIGAGQQSRIHCTRLAGNKADNWFLRQAPQVLELPFLEGISRADLDNAIDVYIGEDYMDVIADGRWENIFRVKPAGFTGEEKKAWLSRLTEVSLGSDAFFPFGDNIDRAYRSGVKYVAQPGGSVRDDQVIETCDQYGMAMAFTGLRLFHH, from the coding sequence ATGAATGAGCTGGAATTAAAATATGGATGTAACCCGAATCAGAAGCCCTCAAGGATTTTTATGCCAGGTGGGAAAGAACTTCCCATTAAGGTATTAAGCGGCCGTCCGGGATATATTAATTTTCTGGATGCTTTTCATGGCTGGCAGCTGGTAAGAGAATTAAAGGAAGCGACCGGCCTTCCTGCGGCAGCTTCTTTTAAACATGTGTCTCCGGCCGGTGCCGCAGTGGGACAGCCTCTTGACCGGATACTTGCAAAGATCTACAGGGTAGAGGATATGGAAGGGCTTTCTCCCCTGGCTTGTGCCTATGCAAGGGCAAGAGGTGCAGACCGTATGTCTTCCTTCGGTGACTTCATTTCCCTGTCGGATATCTGTGATAAGGATACTGCAAGAATTATCAAACGGGAAGTGTCGGATGGCGTCATTGCCCCAGGGTATGAACCGGAAGCCCTGGAAATCTTAAGGTCAAAGAAAAACGGCAATTACAACATCATTCAAATTGACCCGGATTACCAGCCAGAGCCGCTTGAGAGAAAACAGGTTTTTGGGATTATGTTTGAGCAGGGAAGAAATGAAGAGAAGATTCATGGAGATCTTTTAATGAATGTGGTGACAAAGAACCAGGATATCCCCCAATCAGCTAAAATTGACCTGATTATTTCTCTTATTACTTTAAAATATACCCAGTCCAATTCTGTTTGTTTTGCAAAGGGCGGACAAGCGATCGGGATCGGGGCTGGTCAGCAGTCCCGTATACACTGCACAAGACTGGCAGGAAATAAGGCGGATAACTGGTTTCTTCGTCAGGCTCCTCAGGTCCTGGAGCTGCCGTTCTTGGAAGGCATCAGCCGTGCGGACCTGGACAATGCCATTGATGTCTACATTGGAGAAGATTATATGGATGTCATTGCTGACGGCAGATGGGAAAATATTTTCAGGGTAAAGCCAGCCGGATTCACAGGTGAAGAAAAGAAGGCCTGGCTTAGCCGGCTGACGGAGGTTTCTCTGGGATCTGATGCATTTTTCCCATTTGGCGATAACATTGACCGCGCATACAGAAGCGGTGTAAAGTACGTGGCCCAGCCTGGGGGATCGGTTCGTGATGACCAGGTTATTGAAACCTGTGACCAATATGGGATGGCCATGGCCTTTACAGGGCTTCGTCTGTTCCATCATTAA
- a CDS encoding hydrogenase maturation protease, producing the protein MVKLIAIGNRFMKDDAVAIKAAEILEDRLIRQDIHVIVGETDFQNCFYLLDEDDFVFILDALSSGAEPGSVHLTSLEDVMSQPSLFSMQHDLSMVELMKLYGSQFKGYLMGIEIYEIGFGQELSTVLRDKLPQICRVIECAIKKIISEEITNA; encoded by the coding sequence ATGGTGAAGTTAATTGCTATCGGCAATCGTTTTATGAAGGATGACGCCGTAGCAATTAAAGCTGCCGAAATCTTGGAAGACCGGCTGATCCGCCAGGATATTCATGTGATCGTTGGTGAAACCGATTTTCAAAACTGCTTTTATTTACTGGATGAGGATGACTTTGTTTTCATCCTTGATGCACTTTCTTCTGGAGCAGAGCCGGGAAGCGTTCATCTGACCAGCCTAGAAGATGTGATGTCACAGCCTTCCTTATTCTCCATGCAGCATGATTTAAGCATGGTGGAACTCATGAAGCTGTATGGCAGTCAATTTAAGGGATACTTGATGGGCATAGAAATCTACGAAATCGGCTTTGGCCAGGAACTAAGCACTGTTTTAAGAGATAAACTACCCCAGATCTGCAGGGTAATTGAATGCGCAATTAAAAAAATCATATCGGAGGAAATCACGAATGCATGA
- a CDS encoding cytochrome b5 domain-containing protein, giving the protein MELNMFLNYIGNCVKHINEDIERLHSNQYNNNVVLDHLSSEVIMLESHIKYFSQSNQVDMEETQYPYQAIHANQAEEEVPRYFTLEELSRYDGKNGAPAYVAVNGVVYDVTNNSVWKGDSHFGLNPGNDLSVNFATCHPGAMVLTRLPIIGYLATE; this is encoded by the coding sequence ATGGAATTAAATATGTTTTTGAATTACATCGGGAACTGCGTCAAGCATATAAACGAGGATATAGAAAGACTACATTCCAACCAGTACAACAATAACGTTGTGCTGGATCATTTGAGCAGTGAAGTGATCATGCTGGAAAGTCATATCAAATATTTTAGTCAGTCAAATCAAGTAGACATGGAAGAAACACAATATCCATATCAGGCCATCCATGCAAATCAAGCCGAGGAGGAAGTACCAAGATACTTTACCCTGGAAGAGTTATCCCGTTATGATGGGAAGAACGGAGCCCCGGCTTATGTAGCAGTAAACGGAGTGGTGTATGATGTGACAAATAATTCTGTGTGGAAAGGAGACAGCCATTTTGGTCTTAATCCTGGAAATGATTTATCAGTTAATTTTGCAACATGTCATCCGGGAGCAATGGTCCTGACCAGATTACCGATCATCGGCTATTTGGCTACAGAGTAA
- a CDS encoding hydrogenase small subunit codes for MDYGSFECPYQESRLKTTESLVNRVRDEIVGETRQRRNLVWLELNGCSGNTISLLDGQNPDFKYLLTQMTNFTYSNSLMNSYGNKAMDQLFDVIGRDYILAVEGAVSLKDNGSYNIIGRHNGREITGYEAVKRLGEQAAHVIAVGACASHGGVSAARPNPTQCVGVQEVLQRKVIKLTGCPCHPDWFMGTLAYLILYGDPPLDSRDRPLMFYSITIHDRCPRRSYFDSGIFATKLGQETCMYMMGCKGPVTQIDCPIRQWNGHVNWPIGDDSPCIGCAQFGFPDAMEPFITYDTMRGE; via the coding sequence TTGGATTATGGAAGCTTTGAATGTCCTTACCAGGAAAGCAGGCTAAAAACAACGGAAAGTCTTGTGAACAGGGTAAGGGATGAAATCGTTGGAGAGACGCGGCAAAGACGGAATCTTGTCTGGCTTGAATTAAATGGCTGTTCTGGTAATACCATCTCTCTTTTGGACGGGCAAAATCCGGATTTTAAGTATCTGCTCACTCAAATGACCAATTTTACATACAGCAACAGCCTGATGAATTCTTATGGAAACAAGGCCATGGATCAGCTGTTCGACGTGATAGGAAGGGATTATATCCTTGCCGTGGAAGGTGCCGTATCTTTAAAGGACAACGGTTCTTATAATATCATCGGCCGGCACAACGGCAGGGAGATTACCGGGTATGAAGCGGTTAAAAGATTGGGGGAACAGGCGGCCCATGTGATTGCAGTAGGAGCCTGCGCTTCACACGGAGGCGTGTCGGCGGCAAGACCCAATCCAACCCAGTGTGTGGGAGTACAAGAGGTTTTGCAGAGAAAAGTGATTAAATTAACAGGCTGTCCGTGTCATCCGGACTGGTTTATGGGGACACTGGCCTATCTGATATTATATGGGGACCCCCCGCTTGATAGCAGGGACCGTCCCTTGATGTTTTACAGCATTACCATTCACGACAGATGTCCAAGGAGATCTTATTTTGACAGCGGTATCTTTGCAACGAAGCTCGGGCAGGAAACCTGTATGTACATGATGGGCTGTAAAGGTCCGGTTACCCAGATCGACTGTCCCATTCGACAATGGAATGGGCATGTCAACTGGCCCATAGGAGATGATTCGCCCTGCATCGGATGTGCTCAGTTTGGATTTCCTGATGCAATGGAGCCTTTTATTACCTATGACACCATGAGAGGGGAGTAG
- a CDS encoding nickel-dependent hydrogenase large subunit, with protein sequence MAERITINPVTRISGFMEIDADIEERSVVDAKMRGLMFRGFEKMLQGRSPFDAVYFTQRICGICSTAHSMASALALEEALNIVPSEQGRYVRDLLHACEFLQNHLRHFYQFTLPDFVKLPEDYPLFKTDHNDYRLPKNINDKMVNDYFESLQFSRAAHQMLAILGGKVPHNHGIFIGGITSPISADKIITIKSILYNIGQFIIEKMVPDVYTIGTFYPEYYHYGGGYGNLLTYGSFNHYKNLGTLYVDPLVYSNGQTSPFDPVLITQEDEYAWFNENDEPDRNKSQAYSWIKAPRYNNIPYEVGPLARQWLSGEYRNGISAMDRTIARVLEAKKIVEIMQTLIDNLIPGVSMQRENEIPVQASGKGLVDTTRGALGHWLYIDNSKIAFYQIITPSAWNLSTQTNGMKGTGEQALMGVPVKDVTTPVEIGRIIRSFDPCVSCATHVFLSGKYMNTIQVV encoded by the coding sequence ATGGCGGAGAGAATAACCATCAATCCTGTTACCCGAATCAGCGGCTTCATGGAAATTGATGCCGATATCGAAGAGCGGTCAGTGGTGGATGCAAAAATGAGAGGTTTGATGTTCCGTGGATTTGAAAAAATGCTTCAGGGCAGAAGTCCTTTTGATGCTGTTTATTTTACACAGCGCATCTGCGGTATCTGTTCAACCGCACATTCCATGGCTTCTGCTCTTGCTCTGGAAGAAGCATTGAACATTGTCCCCTCTGAACAGGGAAGGTATGTAAGGGACCTTCTTCATGCCTGCGAATTCCTGCAAAATCATCTAAGGCATTTTTACCAGTTTACCTTGCCGGATTTTGTTAAGCTGCCTGAGGATTATCCGCTGTTTAAGACAGATCACAATGATTACAGGCTACCAAAGAACATAAACGATAAAATGGTAAACGATTATTTTGAATCCCTTCAGTTCAGCAGGGCTGCGCATCAGATGCTGGCCATTCTTGGAGGAAAGGTTCCTCATAATCACGGAATATTCATTGGAGGGATCACTTCGCCGATATCTGCAGATAAGATCATTACCATAAAATCAATCCTATATAACATAGGACAGTTCATCATTGAAAAAATGGTTCCGGACGTATACACAATTGGTACCTTTTATCCAGAGTATTATCATTACGGTGGAGGCTATGGCAACTTACTGACCTATGGAAGCTTTAACCATTATAAAAATTTGGGGACGCTCTATGTGGATCCTCTTGTTTATTCCAATGGACAGACATCCCCCTTTGATCCTGTACTTATAACCCAGGAAGACGAATACGCCTGGTTCAATGAAAATGATGAACCGGACAGAAATAAATCCCAGGCATATTCCTGGATAAAAGCGCCGAGATACAATAATATCCCTTATGAGGTAGGGCCGCTGGCAAGGCAGTGGCTCTCCGGCGAGTACAGAAATGGGATCTCTGCCATGGACCGGACCATTGCAAGAGTGCTGGAAGCTAAGAAAATTGTGGAAATCATGCAAACCCTTATAGATAATCTGATCCCGGGAGTATCCATGCAGAGGGAAAATGAGATTCCTGTGCAGGCATCGGGAAAAGGACTGGTGGATACGACACGGGGAGCCCTGGGCCATTGGCTGTATATTGACAACAGTAAGATAGCCTTTTACCAGATCATAACCCCGTCTGCATGGAATTTGTCAACACAGACAAATGGAATGAAGGGAACCGGAGAACAGGCACTGATGGGGGTACCTGTGAAAGATGTAACTACACCTGTGGAGATCGGAAGGATCATACGGTCGTTTGATCCCTGCGTGTCCTGTGCTACCCATGTTTTCTTAAGCGGGAAGTATATGAATACAATTCAGGTTGTGTGA
- a CDS encoding recombinase family protein → MEAGIERFAIYSRKSKFTGKGESIGNQIELCRQYISAHYGACFADSACVYEDEGFSGGNLERPQFKVMMQEAKKKKFTAVVCYRLDRISRNIGDFANLIEELNELHISFISIKEQFDTSSPMGRAMMYIASVFSQLERETIAERIRDNMLELSKSGRWLGGNTPTGYTSESVSSVTIDGKVKKAFKLKMIPEEANLVKLIFEKFLETGSLTQTETYLLQNGHRTKYGRLFSRFAIKGILTNPVYMIADQEAYEYLREKNVDLFAEREAFDGNHGVIAYNRTLQRAGKTHEMKVMEEWIVAVGKHKGVISGSMWVNVQMQLEQNKSKNYRKPRSNVALLSGILFCGGCGGYMRPKLSGRYNDEGEQIYSYLCTMKEKSRMKCCGMKNVNGNMLDQMVLEEIKKISVDWSEFQKQLCRSKKAVEESKEEVEWDKSRLKDELKNMEGEITGLVASLGKAGGTGAEGYIIQQIEGLHKRKGEMAQRLWELSLDVGNKELSDSELQFIKQTLSSFQHVISLMDVRQRRAAVRTFVDKVIWDGENVHLYLFGSKVPELPEPQGDYSK, encoded by the coding sequence GTGGAAGCCGGGATAGAAAGGTTTGCGATTTATTCAAGAAAATCAAAATTTACCGGAAAAGGAGAGAGCATCGGAAACCAGATCGAGCTGTGCAGACAATACATTTCAGCACATTATGGAGCGTGTTTCGCTGACAGCGCCTGTGTATATGAGGATGAGGGGTTTTCCGGAGGAAACCTTGAACGGCCTCAGTTCAAAGTCATGATGCAGGAAGCAAAAAAAAAGAAATTTACGGCGGTCGTATGCTACCGTCTTGACCGTATAAGCCGTAATATCGGTGATTTTGCAAATCTGATCGAAGAGCTTAATGAACTTCATATTTCCTTTATATCCATAAAAGAGCAATTTGACACATCCTCACCCATGGGGCGGGCCATGATGTACATTGCTTCTGTTTTCTCTCAACTGGAGAGAGAGACAATCGCGGAGCGCATCCGGGATAATATGCTGGAGCTCTCTAAAAGCGGAAGATGGCTGGGAGGGAATACGCCTACGGGTTATACGTCGGAGAGCGTATCCTCCGTGACCATAGACGGTAAGGTGAAAAAAGCATTTAAGCTAAAGATGATTCCGGAAGAGGCAAATCTTGTCAAGTTGATTTTTGAGAAATTCTTAGAAACAGGTTCACTGACTCAGACGGAAACCTATTTGCTCCAAAATGGTCATAGGACAAAATATGGCCGCCTATTCAGCCGCTTTGCAATAAAAGGAATATTGACCAATCCGGTTTATATGATCGCAGATCAGGAGGCCTATGAGTATTTACGGGAAAAGAATGTGGATCTGTTTGCAGAAAGAGAAGCCTTTGACGGAAACCATGGAGTGATTGCATATAACCGTACCCTTCAAAGGGCCGGAAAAACTCACGAGATGAAAGTTATGGAAGAATGGATCGTGGCAGTTGGAAAGCATAAGGGAGTGATATCCGGCTCCATGTGGGTCAATGTTCAGATGCAGCTGGAGCAAAATAAATCAAAAAATTACCGGAAACCCCGCAGTAATGTGGCGTTGCTGTCCGGAATCCTCTTTTGTGGCGGCTGCGGCGGTTATATGCGTCCAAAGCTGTCAGGCCGGTACAATGACGAAGGGGAACAGATCTATTCTTATTTATGCACCATGAAGGAAAAAAGCCGTATGAAATGCTGCGGAATGAAGAACGTAAATGGAAATATGCTGGATCAGATGGTCCTGGAAGAAATCAAAAAGATATCTGTGGATTGGAGTGAATTTCAAAAGCAGCTTTGCCGGAGCAAAAAGGCAGTGGAAGAAAGCAAAGAGGAAGTGGAATGGGATAAATCCCGTTTAAAGGATGAACTGAAGAATATGGAAGGAGAAATAACCGGACTGGTGGCCTCCCTTGGAAAAGCCGGAGGGACCGGGGCGGAAGGATATATCATACAGCAGATCGAAGGGCTTCATAAAAGAAAAGGGGAAATGGCACAGCGGTTATGGGAGCTTTCCCTTGACGTAGGAAATAAAGAGCTTTCCGATTCGGAATTACAGTTCATAAAGCAGACCCTGTCTTCCTTTCAACATGTGATCAGCCTTATGGATGTCCGGCAAAGGCGGGCAGCGGTCCGCACTTTTGTGGATAAGGTCATATGGGATGGTGAGAATGTTCATCTGTATCTGTTTGGCTCGAAGGTGCCTGAATTACCAGAGCCGCAAGGTGACTATAGCAAATGA
- a CDS encoding ABC transporter substrate-binding protein, with the protein MKKVVFQKLHKVIGAMLVFGMVVSLAACAKSNSNPGAESPVKGNAAEDNSAKGENTEDKIVNIGMTDSISSVNPLLMDATEIMKTSTAMEFLPLVELNSNLEFEGMLASSITTEDNIHFTVNIDPGANWSDGQPVTADDVAYTVLKLSSPVRANASMALYAIEGVGDDGFSEAGATEISGVKAIDNKTVEFTTKYQMALTTFQNTYGRYILTLPKHVLESVADEDLAGYDWFNAPTVVNGPYRITAVDLQHYVSYEANEAYWKGAPKINRLNIKIVPAAQLLTGLQSGEIDFVQQTTGNILQEDYASVEALANVTVNYGAPVINQSIFFNTTTVTDPRIRQAILYGIDRPSIITGLLNGKGEVVDGFLSSAGPFYDEGLTPTVYDPEKAKELVAKAVADGWDASRTLSFYVNSGDSTFCQAADYIAAKLQEIGLKIQVTTVDLSSLMTKAGNKDFDLLAVQYTYAPVDPFPDVNWLLSADGWTGYVNDTVTQALAATQATSDMNEIKKEYRKIDTVMQQEAPMISTYIISAIGAVNKRVENATPDVYGSFNNIQEWDVTQ; encoded by the coding sequence ATGAAAAAAGTAGTCTTTCAAAAACTGCATAAGGTAATTGGAGCTATGCTAGTTTTCGGCATGGTGGTATCTCTTGCGGCCTGTGCAAAGTCAAATTCCAATCCGGGAGCTGAGAGTCCGGTTAAGGGTAATGCGGCAGAGGATAATTCCGCAAAGGGTGAGAATACGGAGGATAAGATCGTTAATATCGGAATGACCGATTCTATCAGCAGCGTTAACCCACTGTTGATGGATGCAACTGAGATCATGAAGACCTCCACGGCAATGGAATTCCTGCCTCTTGTTGAATTAAACAGCAATCTGGAGTTTGAGGGTATGCTGGCTTCTTCTATTACTACGGAAGACAATATACATTTTACGGTAAATATTGATCCGGGCGCAAACTGGTCCGACGGTCAGCCAGTAACTGCAGATGACGTCGCATACACTGTTCTTAAGCTCTCAAGCCCCGTCCGTGCCAATGCAAGCATGGCGCTCTATGCCATTGAAGGCGTGGGCGACGACGGTTTTTCAGAGGCGGGAGCAACGGAGATATCCGGCGTTAAGGCAATCGACAATAAAACCGTCGAATTCACGACCAAATATCAGATGGCCCTTACCACCTTTCAGAATACATATGGACGCTATATACTGACACTGCCCAAACATGTACTTGAGAGCGTGGCGGATGAGGACCTGGCAGGTTATGACTGGTTCAACGCTCCGACGGTAGTTAACGGACCCTACCGCATCACAGCCGTTGATTTGCAGCATTATGTATCCTATGAGGCAAATGAAGCATACTGGAAGGGCGCTCCAAAGATTAACAGGTTAAATATCAAGATCGTACCTGCGGCACAATTGCTGACAGGGCTGCAATCAGGAGAGATTGATTTTGTGCAGCAGACCACTGGTAACATCCTGCAGGAGGATTATGCCAGCGTAGAAGCCCTTGCGAATGTGACTGTCAACTATGGTGCCCCTGTCATCAACCAGTCGATCTTCTTTAATACCACCACGGTAACGGATCCCCGCATCCGTCAGGCGATTTTGTATGGAATTGACCGCCCTTCCATAATAACAGGACTGTTAAACGGAAAAGGCGAAGTGGTTGACGGCTTCCTGTCCAGTGCGGGACCTTTTTATGACGAGGGCCTGACACCTACTGTTTACGATCCGGAAAAAGCGAAAGAATTAGTCGCTAAGGCAGTCGCAGACGGTTGGGATGCTTCAAGGACATTAAGCTTCTATGTAAACAGCGGTGACTCCACTTTCTGTCAGGCCGCAGATTACATTGCTGCGAAGCTGCAGGAAATCGGACTCAAGATTCAGGTGACAACCGTGGACTTATCCAGCTTAATGACTAAAGCGGGAAATAAGGATTTCGATTTGCTGGCAGTGCAGTATACCTATGCACCGGTAGATCCTTTCCCGGACGTTAACTGGTTATTATCTGCGGACGGCTGGACCGGCTATGTGAATGATACCGTAACTCAGGCCCTGGCGGCGACCCAGGCCACCAGTGATATGAATGAAATCAAGAAGGAATATCGAAAGATCGATACCGTCATGCAGCAGGAGGCCCCAATGATTTCTACCTATATCATAAGTGCAATCGGAGCTGTGAATAAAAGGGTGGAGAATGCGACGCCGGATGTATATGGCTCTTTTAATAATATCCAAGAATGGGATGTGACACAATGA
- a CDS encoding ABC transporter ATP-binding protein, whose protein sequence is MTPLLEVDSLEMAFSTGAGDIKCLDRVSLHVNQGEILCIVGESGSGKSVTLLSVMGLLGENGKITGGKVVFDGQELLKLPEEELDRIRGSKMTMIFQDAMASLNPLFTIGNQIMEAMRIHMNLDRKTAKERALLLLDKVGLPDPSSIMNKYPHTLSGGMRQRAMIAMSLACNPKLLIADEPTTALDVTIQAQIMELLRNLREELHMSIILITHDMGLVAEMADRVMVMYAGQIVEEAGVLDLFKKPGHPYTQALLKSIPSIRDKEERELLTIEGAVPEFYGEITGCRFANRCPYMANGCDLEQSLVEIEDSHGTRCWRAEEIRERKKQASGRN, encoded by the coding sequence ATGACACCGCTGCTGGAAGTAGATTCGCTGGAAATGGCGTTTTCCACCGGAGCCGGAGATATCAAATGCTTAGACAGGGTCAGCCTTCATGTAAATCAAGGCGAGATCCTGTGCATCGTTGGAGAATCCGGCTCCGGCAAGAGCGTTACCCTTCTGTCAGTCATGGGTCTGCTTGGAGAAAATGGTAAAATCACAGGAGGTAAGGTGGTCTTTGACGGGCAGGAACTGCTGAAACTGCCGGAGGAGGAATTGGACCGTATCCGAGGGAGTAAGATGACTATGATCTTTCAGGACGCCATGGCCAGCTTAAATCCGTTATTCACCATTGGGAACCAGATCATGGAAGCCATGCGGATTCATATGAACCTGGACAGGAAAACAGCGAAGGAACGGGCACTGCTCCTCCTGGATAAGGTGGGGCTTCCGGATCCTTCTTCTATTATGAACAAATATCCGCATACACTGTCTGGAGGAATGCGGCAACGGGCAATGATTGCCATGTCCCTTGCCTGTAATCCGAAGCTTCTCATAGCGGATGAGCCAACTACTGCGCTGGATGTTACGATTCAGGCACAGATTATGGAACTCTTAAGGAACTTACGTGAGGAGCTTCATATGTCAATCATTTTAATTACCCATGACATGGGACTGGTAGCTGAAATGGCGGACCGGGTTATGGTTATGTATGCCGGACAGATTGTGGAGGAGGCTGGCGTTCTCGATTTGTTTAAGAAACCGGGTCACCCCTATACACAAGCTCTGCTGAAATCCATTCCAAGTATCAGAGATAAAGAAGAGAGAGAACTGCTTACGATTGAGGGTGCTGTTCCAGAGTTTTACGGTGAGATCACCGGCTGCCGCTTTGCAAACCGCTGCCCGTATATGGCCAATGGCTGTGATCTGGAGCAAAGTTTGGTTGAAATAGAAGATAGTCACGGGACAAGATGCTGGCGGGCGGAAGAAATCCGGGAGAGGAAGAAGCAAGCATCAGGAAGGAATTAA
- a CDS encoding ABC transporter ATP-binding protein has protein sequence MQKERQPLAEIKGLKKYYPVRDGIIPHTVGFIHAVNGVDFELYPGETLGLVGESGCGKSTIGRQLAALETPTEGSIVYDGYPFTDRSAAGMRQIRTQIQMVFQDPYTSLNPKKRIFETLSYPMLYHGVTTKQNIHREVDRLLDMVGLPKNTKGRYPHEFSGGQRQRIGIARALSLNPRLVICDEPVSALDVSIQAQILNLLRDLQKELKLTYLFIGHGLDAVKYISDRIAVMYLGKIVELADAKELFENPVHPYTQALCSAAPIPDPEARGRKRVILQGELPSNKDLPSGCNFHSRCPYAIEECKRSEPALIQVQPGSGHLAACPVLTLRKRPKEDANA, from the coding sequence ATGCAAAAGGAACGACAACCTCTGGCAGAGATAAAGGGATTGAAAAAATATTATCCGGTTCGTGACGGAATTATTCCCCATACAGTTGGGTTTATCCATGCTGTGAACGGTGTGGATTTTGAGCTATATCCGGGAGAAACTCTGGGACTGGTAGGTGAATCCGGCTGCGGCAAATCCACCATAGGGCGGCAGCTGGCCGCGTTAGAAACTCCCACAGAGGGCAGCATTGTCTATGATGGATATCCGTTCACGGACCGGTCAGCGGCTGGAATGAGACAAATCCGTACCCAGATACAAATGGTGTTTCAGGATCCTTATACCTCCCTTAATCCGAAAAAACGTATTTTTGAAACTCTATCCTACCCAATGCTGTATCATGGTGTCACTACAAAACAGAATATCCATAGGGAGGTTGACCGCCTGCTTGATATGGTGGGACTTCCGAAAAATACGAAGGGGCGTTATCCTCATGAGTTCTCCGGCGGGCAGCGGCAAAGGATCGGGATCGCAAGAGCCCTGTCTCTTAACCCCAGACTGGTCATCTGCGATGAGCCGGTCAGCGCCCTTGATGTATCAATACAGGCTCAGATTCTAAATCTGCTTCGTGATCTGCAAAAGGAGCTAAAGCTTACCTATCTGTTTATCGGCCACGGTCTGGATGCGGTCAAATACATCAGTGACCGGATTGCCGTCATGTATCTTGGGAAGATTGTGGAGCTTGCGGATGCAAAGGAACTGTTTGAGAATCCGGTGCATCCTTATACGCAGGCATTATGCAGTGCCGCACCGATTCCAGATCCTGAGGCCAGAGGCAGAAAAAGAGTGATATTGCAGGGAGAACTGCCTTCCAATAAGGATCTTCCTTCCGGCTGCAATTTTCACAGCCGGTGTCCCTACGCCATAGAGGAATGCAAGCGATCGGAGCCGGCGTTGATTCAGGTCCAGCCTGGAAGCGGCCATCTGGCAGCCTGTCCGGTGCTGACCCTGAGGAAACGGCCAAAGGAGGATGCGAATGCTTAA
- a CDS encoding ABC transporter permease — MLKYIIKRILIAIPVLIGITVIDFLIMTMVGSPLELLQGPRVSEAAIETKRIALGLNKPVYVQYWIWLTNLLQGNMGYSMKSFQPVSQMIKTYIGPTLLLMSVSLFVSMLIAVPAGIYSAVHKYTPQDYTVVTLSFLGSSVPSFFLALVLIYFFTVRLGWLPSSGMYTLGAQKSAMDVIRHMIMPVIVLATSMAGTNIRYIRSAMLEILQMDYLRTARAKGIGRFLVINKHALRNALIPVITVFGMHIPILFGGAIIIEQVFSWPGLGMMTMSAIISRDYPVIMGVCLMSAIVVLVANLLTDIIYALVDPTITY; from the coding sequence ATGCTTAAATATATTATCAAGCGTATTCTTATCGCTATCCCGGTCCTGATAGGTATAACCGTAATTGACTTTCTGATCATGACTATGGTAGGAAGTCCATTGGAACTGCTCCAGGGCCCCAGAGTATCCGAGGCGGCCATCGAAACGAAACGAATAGCGTTAGGCCTTAATAAGCCTGTCTATGTACAATACTGGATCTGGCTGACAAATCTTCTTCAGGGCAACATGGGATATTCCATGAAGAGTTTCCAGCCGGTCAGTCAAATGATTAAAACCTATATCGGGCCAACGTTACTGCTCATGTCCGTCTCGTTATTTGTCAGTATGCTGATTGCGGTACCGGCAGGAATCTATAGCGCAGTCCACAAATATACACCGCAGGACTATACTGTAGTCACGCTATCCTTTCTTGGAAGCAGTGTTCCCAGTTTTTTTCTTGCATTGGTGCTGATCTATTTTTTTACTGTGAGGCTTGGCTGGCTGCCCTCCAGCGGTATGTATACCCTGGGAGCGCAGAAAAGTGCCATGGACGTCATCAGGCATATGATCATGCCTGTGATTGTATTGGCGACCTCCATGGCGGGGACCAATATCCGATATATCCGCAGTGCCATGCTTGAGATCCTTCAGATGGATTATCTGCGAACGGCAAGAGCAAAGGGAATTGGCCGCTTTCTGGTGATTAATAAGCATGCGCTTCGCAATGCGTTAATTCCGGTCATTACTGTATTCGGAATGCATATACCGATTTTGTTTGGCGGAGCCATCATCATAGAACAGGTATTTTCCTGGCCAGGGCTTGGCATGATGACCATGAGTGCAATTATCAGCAGAGATTATCCGGTCATTATGGGTGTCTGTCTGATGTCCGCCATCGTTGTTCTGGTGGCAAACCTGCTGACAGATATCATCTACGCACTGGTAGATCCGACGATTACGTATTAA